A window from Pokkaliibacter sp. MBI-7 encodes these proteins:
- a CDS encoding rhodanese-like domain-containing protein produces the protein MKFRLPAIASLLCSLLFGTASTAVQAEGDPVYAASMVKRGALVVDVRSAEEYAQGHVPEASHIPYEEVVARFAEQGISKEQTVVLYCASGRRAEIARQALEQAGYLHVINGGGFRELRPRIPSR, from the coding sequence ATGAAGTTTCGCCTGCCCGCCATCGCCTCCCTGCTCTGCTCGTTGCTGTTCGGAACCGCCAGCACTGCAGTGCAGGCCGAGGGCGACCCCGTCTACGCGGCCAGCATGGTCAAGCGCGGCGCGCTGGTGGTGGATGTTCGCAGCGCCGAAGAATACGCACAGGGCCATGTGCCAGAGGCCAGCCATATTCCCTACGAAGAGGTCGTCGCCCGCTTTGCCGAACAGGGCATCAGCAAAGAGCAGACAGTAGTGCTTTACTGTGCATCAGGTCGTCGTGCAGAGATTGCCCGTCAGGCACTGGAACAGGCGGGCTATCTGCATGTCATAAACGGTGGCGGATTCCGCGAATTGCGACCACGCATTCCCAGTCGCTGA
- a CDS encoding ATP-binding protein, with protein sequence MKIMTRLSLLSLLMVLLMTTAVVIAGSTMIDRLVLHFQQQLQTLELQNASQAILQDLNRSGLRAAVRQAQQQQARLQGLEHFSTAQLFIVDGVGQRVVYHPALDSGAALESAPVNTMFTQRSGVWVHTSSLQDDQDHEEQFTAFQRIPTLNWLIGISIDMAELRQVKYTFLQLVGLITFAVLISSFIVFQVFGRQYLGRIGQTLEGMQQIEAGTLFQLPAASAQDELGLLQQGINQMSERIQQRTRALQATAAALREREERLRWIIDSNIIGIFFWELDGSISDANDNFLTTLGYSRAELQNHQLNWMQLTPPECDGVDQQALEEFRQHGYCQPYRKLFYHSSGETVPVLIGGAFLHNTQHRGWAFVVNLSEQQRADEESRARRQAEAASEAKSRFLANMNHELRTPLNAILGYAQILKSSTSAEQLSQGLDNILFSGEYLLTLISDALDLSKAEAGKLNLMPRTINLPQLLSKVTELIRVRIEHKDIDLQCVVGDIPNHVAVDDIRLQQVLLNLLGNAIKFTDRGYVCLRVSRSRPDHVRFEVADSGIGIAAEHLPLLFNDFEQVGNQQQRGGTGLGLAISRQLVQLMGGDIEVQSQAGQGSLFSFELLLPDVRATEVPALSQQTVVGYLGLRRHILVVDDVVTNRAILTHMLHAIGFTTSQAADGLEAIHRAEQHRPDAILMDISMPVLNGLEATQRLRQHPTLSTVPVLIVSAHSEEEASCLAAGAVRLLAKPIRQRTLCQALGEVLQLQWIYQDKVTAVASGVPEQNQPAPPPEHTA encoded by the coding sequence ATGAAAATCATGACCCGTCTGAGTCTGCTGTCCCTGCTGATGGTGCTGCTGATGACCACCGCCGTGGTGATCGCGGGCAGCACCATGATCGACCGGCTGGTGCTGCACTTTCAGCAGCAGCTGCAGACGCTGGAGCTGCAGAATGCCAGTCAGGCCATTCTGCAGGACCTTAACCGCTCTGGTCTGCGTGCCGCCGTGCGACAGGCACAGCAGCAGCAGGCCAGGCTGCAGGGTCTGGAACACTTCAGCACAGCACAGCTGTTTATCGTCGACGGCGTCGGTCAGCGCGTGGTTTACCACCCTGCGCTGGACAGCGGTGCCGCACTGGAATCAGCACCGGTCAATACCATGTTCACTCAGCGCAGTGGGGTCTGGGTACATACATCGTCACTGCAGGATGATCAGGACCATGAAGAACAGTTCACGGCCTTTCAGCGCATCCCCACCCTCAACTGGCTGATTGGCATTTCCATCGACATGGCCGAACTGCGGCAGGTGAAATACACCTTTCTGCAGCTGGTCGGGCTGATCACGTTCGCCGTGCTGATCTCCAGCTTTATCGTCTTTCAGGTGTTTGGCCGCCAGTATTTAGGGCGAATTGGTCAGACGCTGGAAGGCATGCAGCAGATCGAGGCCGGCACCCTGTTTCAGCTGCCCGCCGCCAGCGCACAGGATGAGCTGGGCCTGCTGCAGCAGGGCATCAATCAGATGAGTGAGCGCATCCAGCAGCGCACCCGGGCACTGCAGGCCACCGCAGCGGCACTGCGTGAGCGTGAGGAGCGGCTGCGCTGGATCATCGACAGCAACATCATCGGGATATTCTTCTGGGAGCTTGACGGCAGCATCAGCGATGCCAACGATAACTTCCTCACCACCCTCGGCTACAGTCGTGCGGAATTACAGAACCATCAACTGAACTGGATGCAGCTGACACCGCCGGAATGCGACGGTGTCGACCAGCAGGCTCTGGAGGAATTCAGACAGCATGGCTACTGCCAGCCCTACCGCAAGCTGTTCTATCACTCCAGCGGAGAGACCGTTCCGGTGTTGATCGGCGGTGCCTTTCTGCATAACACCCAGCATCGTGGCTGGGCTTTTGTGGTCAACCTGTCTGAACAGCAACGGGCCGATGAAGAATCCCGCGCCCGCCGGCAGGCGGAAGCCGCCAGTGAAGCCAAGAGCCGCTTTCTTGCCAACATGAATCACGAGCTGCGCACACCACTGAATGCCATCCTCGGCTATGCGCAGATTCTGAAAAGCAGCACCTCCGCCGAGCAGCTCAGTCAGGGGCTGGATAACATCCTGTTCAGCGGTGAATATCTGCTGACGCTGATCAGCGATGCGCTGGATCTGTCCAAGGCCGAAGCGGGCAAACTCAACCTGATGCCCCGCACCATTAACCTGCCGCAGCTACTGAGCAAGGTGACGGAGCTGATCCGCGTCCGCATTGAACACAAGGATATTGATCTGCAGTGCGTCGTTGGTGACATTCCCAACCACGTCGCCGTCGATGATATTCGTCTGCAGCAGGTGCTGCTCAACCTGCTTGGCAATGCCATCAAGTTCACTGACCGTGGTTACGTCTGTCTGCGCGTCAGCCGCAGCCGCCCCGACCATGTGCGTTTTGAAGTCGCCGACTCCGGCATCGGTATTGCCGCAGAACATCTGCCGTTGCTGTTCAACGACTTCGAGCAGGTAGGCAACCAGCAGCAGCGCGGCGGCACTGGCCTCGGTCTGGCTATCAGCCGCCAGCTGGTGCAATTGATGGGGGGAGATATCGAGGTACAGAGCCAGGCTGGCCAGGGCAGTCTGTTCAGCTTTGAGTTACTGCTGCCGGACGTGCGCGCCACCGAAGTGCCTGCTCTCAGTCAGCAGACCGTGGTCGGCTATCTGGGTCTGCGGCGGCATATTCTGGTGGTGGACGATGTAGTGACCAATCGCGCCATCCTCACCCATATGCTGCACGCCATCGGCTTTACCACCAGTCAGGCCGCCGATGGGCTGGAAGCCATTCACCGGGCGGAACAGCACCGCCCGGATGCCATCCTGATGGACATCAGCATGCCGGTGCTGAATGGTCTGGAAGCCACCCAGCGGCTGCGTCAGCACCCTACCCTGTCAACGGTACCGGTGCTGATTGTCTCGGCTCATTCAGAGGAAGAGGCCAGCTGTCTGGCGGCAGGCGCCGTACGCCTGCTGGCCAAGCCGATCCGCCAGCGCACCCTGTGTCAGGCCCTCGGCGAAGTGCTGCAACTGCAGTGGATTTATCAGGACAAAGTCACCGCCGTCGCCAGCGGGGTGCCAGAGCAGAACCAGCCTGCGCCACCACCAGAACACACTGCCTAG
- a CDS encoding DTW domain-containing protein, with product MPTTLSIMLKYHPAASVPADVPRKPFNARGANVRRCQACQLPEQGCICAYKAAVAADCEFWLIMHHDELFKPSNTGRLIADVLPTTEVFEWSRIDPPAALLERLADERYQPYLVFPADEPEDQARLLPFQRQAEKTPVFILLDGTWRQARRMFRHSKWLQSLPLISFTPERSSGYGLREAAEESHLCTAEVGIELLKLAGEPAAEVLAHYFHVFNVHYLAGRRGTHQDDAEASRQWLLAQQA from the coding sequence TTGCCGACGACCTTATCCATCATGCTCAAATACCATCCTGCGGCATCGGTGCCTGCCGATGTGCCCCGTAAGCCTTTTAATGCCCGTGGTGCCAATGTGCGTCGCTGTCAGGCGTGCCAGTTGCCAGAGCAAGGCTGTATTTGTGCATATAAAGCCGCTGTGGCGGCTGACTGCGAGTTCTGGCTGATCATGCATCATGATGAGCTGTTCAAACCTTCCAATACCGGGCGACTGATTGCTGACGTCCTGCCCACCACCGAAGTATTCGAGTGGAGCCGTATTGATCCGCCGGCCGCATTGCTTGAACGTCTGGCGGATGAGCGTTATCAACCCTATCTGGTGTTTCCTGCTGACGAACCTGAGGATCAGGCACGACTGCTGCCGTTCCAGCGTCAGGCAGAGAAAACACCGGTATTCATTCTGCTGGATGGCACCTGGCGTCAGGCGCGGAGGATGTTTCGTCACAGCAAGTGGCTGCAGTCGCTGCCGCTGATCAGTTTTACTCCCGAGCGCAGCTCAGGTTACGGCCTGCGTGAAGCAGCAGAGGAAAGCCATCTGTGTACTGCGGAAGTGGGCATCGAATTACTGAAGCTGGCCGGCGAGCCCGCAGCTGAAGTACTGGCGCACTATTTCCATGTATTCAACGTGCACTATCTGGCGGGGCGTCGGGGCACCCATCAGGACGATGCTGAAGCCAGCCGGCAGTGGCTGCTGGCGCAGCAGGCGTGA
- a CDS encoding PatB family C-S lyase, protein MHRFDKPVNRQGTFSSKWDKYHGSDVLPMWVADTDFVVPGAIIDALKQRVDHGVFGYTQPPTTLTALIVERMQRLYDWQIDPAWIVYLPGLVPGLHLACRSLVGPGGNVFSPSPIYPPFVTAPLLSERQLTKVPMQLQEQRWVLDFAQLETELQQAGPGALLLFCNPHNPGGTVYTHEELLQLGDICERYDCYICSDEIHCDLLLEPGLQHIPLASLNDTIARRTITLMAPSKTFNIAGLGCSFAIISDDALRQKFNRARKGIVPDVSLLAYTAAAAAYQDGDDWLHSQLGYLRKNRDYCVERINAIPGLTLQPIEATYLAWIDASGLGVENPQQFFEQHGVGMSPGADFGNKQFVRLNFGCTMHVLKQALDRIEQAVSQR, encoded by the coding sequence ATGCACAGGTTCGACAAACCGGTTAACCGCCAGGGTACTTTCAGTTCCAAATGGGACAAATACCACGGCAGTGATGTATTACCGATGTGGGTCGCCGATACCGATTTTGTGGTGCCAGGCGCCATTATCGATGCCCTCAAGCAACGTGTCGACCACGGTGTTTTTGGCTATACCCAGCCACCCACGACCCTGACCGCACTGATCGTCGAGCGCATGCAGCGTCTGTATGACTGGCAGATCGACCCGGCATGGATCGTCTATCTGCCCGGGCTGGTACCGGGGCTGCATCTGGCCTGCCGCAGTCTGGTCGGACCGGGTGGCAATGTCTTCAGCCCCAGCCCGATCTATCCTCCTTTCGTCACCGCCCCGCTGTTGTCTGAACGCCAGCTGACCAAGGTCCCCATGCAGCTGCAGGAGCAGCGCTGGGTACTGGACTTTGCCCAGCTGGAAACCGAGCTGCAGCAAGCCGGCCCCGGTGCCCTGCTGCTGTTCTGCAACCCGCACAATCCCGGCGGCACGGTGTATACCCATGAGGAACTGCTGCAACTGGGCGATATCTGTGAGCGCTACGACTGCTACATCTGCAGCGATGAGATCCACTGTGATCTGCTGCTGGAACCCGGCCTGCAGCACATACCGCTGGCCAGTCTGAATGACACCATCGCCAGACGCACCATTACGCTGATGGCGCCCAGCAAGACCTTCAATATCGCCGGTCTCGGCTGCTCCTTTGCCATCATCAGTGATGATGCCCTGCGGCAGAAATTTAACCGCGCCCGCAAAGGCATCGTCCCCGATGTCAGCCTGCTGGCCTACACCGCAGCCGCAGCGGCCTATCAGGACGGTGATGACTGGCTGCACAGCCAGCTGGGCTACCTGCGCAAGAACCGTGACTATTGTGTCGAACGCATCAACGCTATCCCCGGCCTGACGCTGCAACCCATCGAAGCCACCTACCTGGCCTGGATCGATGCCAGTGGTCTCGGGGTCGAAAACCCACAGCAGTTCTTTGAACAGCACGGCGTGGGCATGTCACCCGGTGCGGACTTCGGCAACAAGCAGTTTGTCCGCCTGAACTTTGGCTGCACCATGCATGTGCTCAAGCAGGCACTGGATCGTATCGAGCAGGCAGTCAGCCAGCGATAA
- a CDS encoding substrate-binding domain-containing protein has product MLAALVRLAGGMLIAATLQISQAAPTHTLVVIPKLVGIGYYDAVKQGIDQAAAELPDLKVIWAGPTLDRVEKQIELVEHYIPSHPDVIAVAANDPVAIVPVLQQAQAAGIHVMSWDGDTDLREFFVNLVDYQAFGTAMVDALVEQMGHSGEVAIITTTFYAPNQSNWIAAIKSHLYAHDPGLKIVDIRPAGESSEESYRVTRDLLNTNPQLRGLIALGSPNLPGAARALEEAGLAGKVALVGNSTPNQMRPYLKRGVVHKVLLWNAPDHGYLTVYSAYNLLQGKLHAGQPFAAGHLGLMTPRADDTSLQVNLPVLIFTRDNVDQYDF; this is encoded by the coding sequence ATGCTGGCTGCGCTTGTCAGACTGGCCGGGGGAATGCTGATCGCAGCGACCCTGCAGATCAGCCAGGCCGCGCCGACTCATACGCTGGTGGTTATCCCCAAACTGGTAGGCATCGGCTATTACGATGCGGTGAAACAGGGTATCGACCAGGCTGCTGCCGAACTGCCAGACCTGAAGGTGATCTGGGCCGGCCCCACGTTGGACCGGGTGGAGAAACAGATCGAACTGGTCGAGCACTACATTCCCAGTCACCCTGATGTGATCGCCGTGGCTGCTAACGATCCGGTCGCCATTGTACCTGTGCTGCAACAGGCGCAGGCGGCAGGCATTCATGTGATGAGCTGGGACGGAGATACGGATCTGCGCGAGTTTTTCGTCAATCTGGTCGACTATCAGGCCTTCGGCACCGCCATGGTCGATGCACTGGTAGAGCAGATGGGCCACAGCGGCGAAGTGGCCATTATCACCACCACCTTCTACGCCCCCAACCAGTCCAACTGGATTGCGGCTATCAAAAGCCACCTTTATGCCCACGACCCCGGGCTGAAAATTGTCGATATCCGCCCGGCAGGAGAAAGTTCGGAGGAGTCTTATCGCGTCACCCGCGACCTGCTCAATACCAACCCCCAGCTGAGGGGGCTGATCGCCCTTGGCTCACCGAATCTGCCCGGCGCTGCGCGGGCACTGGAAGAAGCGGGGCTGGCAGGCAAGGTCGCGCTGGTGGGCAACTCCACACCCAATCAGATGCGCCCTTATCTAAAACGCGGCGTAGTGCATAAGGTGTTGTTATGGAACGCGCCTGATCACGGCTACCTCACCGTATACAGTGCCTACAATCTGCTGCAGGGCAAGCTGCATGCCGGTCAGCCCTTTGCTGCCGGCCACCTTGGCCTGATGACCCCGCGCGCCGATGACACCAGCCTGCAGGTCAATCTGCCGGTATTGATATTTACCAGAGACAATGTCGATCAGTATGACTTCTGA
- the ptsJ gene encoding transcriptional regulator PtsJ → MKIAGKTAAEIFDCIRLMTRSKALQPGDALPPVRDLAVALEVNRNTVAAAYKRLVAAGIAVSQGRLGTLIRHTENMVEREGGVQGSPLMDVASGNPNPQWLPDVAAALAQRPYRPRLYGEPTVNAELEAYGRRWMEPDCPAAGEINLTHGAVDAVERLLAAELVGGDKVVVESPCFLSSINTLRVVGLVPVGVAVDSEGMCPAGLAAALEAGAQAVVLTPRAHNPTGCSLSAGRAAQLQALLAQYPHVLIIVDDHFALLSSQPYHSVIPASAERWALIRSVSKVLGPDMRLALVCSDAQTSRRLRLRLVSGTNWISHLLQDVVLASLTSPLFEPQISRAKADYAQRQQWLRQALQQHGLQVPASCDGLNLWLPLQQEAQPLAHALARRGWLVRNSEPFCLDEAVAGLRLTIATLDEPQAHKLAEDIRACLG, encoded by the coding sequence ATGAAAATAGCTGGAAAAACCGCTGCCGAAATCTTTGACTGCATTCGGCTCATGACGCGTTCAAAGGCTTTACAGCCGGGCGACGCACTCCCTCCCGTCCGCGATCTGGCTGTTGCGCTTGAGGTCAACCGCAATACCGTCGCTGCCGCCTACAAGCGTCTGGTTGCGGCAGGCATTGCTGTTAGTCAGGGGCGGCTGGGGACGCTGATTCGTCACACGGAAAACATGGTGGAGCGCGAGGGCGGGGTGCAGGGGTCACCCCTGATGGATGTTGCCAGCGGCAACCCCAACCCCCAGTGGTTGCCGGATGTGGCCGCCGCTCTGGCGCAGCGACCATACCGCCCCCGGCTGTACGGTGAGCCCACGGTAAATGCCGAGCTGGAAGCGTACGGCCGCCGCTGGATGGAACCGGATTGCCCAGCCGCAGGCGAGATCAATCTGACTCACGGGGCGGTCGATGCGGTCGAGCGGTTGCTGGCGGCGGAGCTGGTTGGCGGTGACAAGGTGGTGGTGGAAAGCCCCTGTTTTCTCAGCAGCATCAATACGTTGCGGGTCGTGGGGCTGGTGCCTGTGGGGGTGGCTGTCGACAGTGAAGGGATGTGCCCTGCGGGGCTGGCTGCTGCGCTGGAAGCCGGCGCGCAGGCGGTAGTGCTGACACCACGGGCACACAATCCGACAGGCTGCAGCCTCAGTGCCGGGCGGGCGGCACAGTTGCAGGCTTTGCTGGCGCAGTACCCCCATGTACTGATCATCGTCGATGATCATTTTGCGCTGTTATCCAGCCAGCCCTATCACTCGGTCATTCCTGCTTCGGCAGAGCGCTGGGCCCTGATTCGCTCGGTGTCCAAGGTGCTGGGGCCGGACATGCGGCTGGCGCTGGTGTGCAGCGATGCCCAGACCTCGCGAAGACTGCGTCTGCGGCTGGTCAGTGGTACCAACTGGATCAGCCATCTCTTACAGGATGTGGTGCTGGCCAGTCTGACTTCACCGCTGTTTGAGCCGCAGATCAGCAGGGCAAAAGCCGATTACGCGCAAAGGCAGCAGTGGCTGCGTCAGGCATTGCAGCAGCACGGTTTGCAGGTGCCTGCCAGCTGTGATGGGCTGAATCTGTGGTTACCTTTGCAGCAAGAGGCGCAGCCTCTGGCTCATGCCCTGGCACGTCGGGGCTGGCTGGTGCGTAACAGCGAACCGTTCTGTCTGGATGAGGCCGTGGCAGGGTTACGTCTGACCATTGCAACACTGGATGAACCGCAGGCACACAAGCTGGCGGAAGATATCAGGGCTTGTCTGGGCTAG
- a CDS encoding DUF2489 domain-containing protein, protein MTLTTILTVLGLVLIVVLLPVVLKLWRDDRQRVAAQKEAEQALLKQVEEQRAYVIESVRVITSAMRDGQCELTEGCLRLKGLLDNTFPELLQHPDLQVLETVWQRTEHIPRKEAFKRLELKKRRVHWKAMDEMEAELQEPIQRAVSHLQAQRWTT, encoded by the coding sequence ATGACGTTAACGACAATTCTGACCGTGCTGGGGCTGGTACTGATCGTGGTACTGCTGCCAGTGGTGCTCAAACTCTGGCGTGATGACCGCCAGCGGGTGGCGGCACAGAAGGAAGCTGAACAGGCGCTGCTGAAGCAGGTGGAAGAGCAGCGCGCCTATGTTATCGAGAGCGTGCGGGTGATCACCTCGGCGATGCGTGACGGGCAATGTGAGCTGACAGAAGGTTGCTTGCGACTCAAGGGACTGCTCGACAATACCTTCCCTGAATTGCTGCAGCATCCTGATCTGCAGGTACTGGAGACGGTATGGCAGCGCACGGAACATATTCCACGCAAGGAGGCGTTCAAGCGGCTGGAGCTGAAAAAGCGCCGGGTGCACTGGAAGGCCATGGATGAGATGGAAGCCGAGCTGCAGGAGCCTATTCAGCGTGCGGTCAGCCATCTGCAGGCGCAGCGCTGGACCACCTGA
- the rimI gene encoding ribosomal protein S18-alanine N-acetyltransferase, with protein sequence MSIVIRALDALALPQVAAGAAQTFRHPWSVAAFADSLSSGHCLLGIEVDQQLAGHALFSQVLDEAELQTMAIYPQWQRRGLARQLLQQGIEQLRQQGVVRLLLEVRAGNQAAIPLYESLGFVLDGRRKGYYPAEEGEGVEDALLMSLML encoded by the coding sequence ATGTCTATTGTTATCCGTGCACTGGATGCCCTCGCTCTGCCACAGGTGGCTGCCGGTGCGGCGCAGACGTTTCGCCATCCCTGGTCTGTCGCAGCCTTTGCCGACAGTCTCAGTAGCGGGCATTGCCTGCTGGGTATTGAAGTCGACCAGCAGCTGGCGGGGCATGCACTGTTTTCTCAGGTGCTGGATGAAGCTGAACTGCAGACTATGGCTATTTACCCGCAGTGGCAGCGCCGTGGACTGGCCCGTCAGTTACTGCAGCAGGGGATAGAGCAGCTGCGCCAGCAAGGGGTGGTGCGGCTGTTGCTGGAGGTGCGGGCAGGCAATCAGGCGGCCATTCCGCTCTACGAGTCACTGGGTTTTGTGCTCGATGGCCGTCGCAAGGGCTATTACCCGGCAGAGGAAGGTGAAGGGGTGGAAGATGCCCTGCTGATGAGCCTGATGCTTTAA
- a CDS encoding 2-isopropylmalate synthase, translated as MTDSNRVIIFDTTLRDGEQSPGASMTRDEKVRIAKQLEKMQVDVIEAGFAMASVGDFEAVKAVADAVRESRICSLARALDADIDRAGEALRGASAGRIHTFIATSPIHMKYKLKMEPDQVVENAVRAIRRARNLMDDVEFSLEDASRTEFDFMCRIVEAAIAAGARTINIPDTVGYALPEEFGHTIRRLIENVPNSDQAIISVHCHNDLGLAVSNSISAVANGARQVECTINGLGERAGNAALEEFVMALRTRHDAMQLTTGIVTEQIVPASRLVSTITGFPVQPNKAIVGANAFAHESGIHQDGVLKHRETYEIMTAQSVGWHTNRMVLGKHSGRNAFRSRLEELGISFATDAELNEAFRRFKELADKKHDIFDEDLQALVSEQRAAEDMDEAFRLTYMSVTSQTGEVPVATVALMTASGEEVKSTAEGSGPVDATFKAIENIAESGATLELYSVNAITSGTDSQGEVTVRLEKGGRIINGNGADTDIVIASARAYINALNIMLSNREKAHPQV; from the coding sequence ATGACCGATTCCAACCGCGTAATTATTTTCGATACCACCCTGCGTGATGGGGAGCAGAGCCCGGGTGCCTCCATGACCCGTGATGAGAAGGTCCGTATCGCCAAGCAGCTGGAAAAGATGCAGGTAGACGTGATCGAAGCAGGCTTTGCCATGGCCAGCGTGGGCGATTTTGAAGCCGTGAAAGCCGTGGCCGATGCGGTCAGGGAAAGCCGGATCTGCTCGCTGGCCCGTGCGCTGGATGCCGACATTGACCGTGCCGGTGAGGCCCTGCGTGGCGCCAGTGCCGGACGTATTCACACCTTCATCGCCACCTCGCCCATCCACATGAAATACAAGCTGAAGATGGAGCCGGATCAGGTGGTGGAAAACGCCGTACGTGCCATCCGCCGTGCGCGCAACCTGATGGACGATGTGGAGTTCTCGCTGGAGGACGCCAGCCGTACCGAGTTTGATTTCATGTGCCGGATCGTCGAGGCAGCCATTGCCGCAGGTGCCCGCACCATCAATATCCCTGATACCGTGGGCTATGCCCTGCCGGAAGAATTTGGCCATACCATTCGCCGCCTGATTGAAAACGTGCCCAACAGTGATCAGGCCATCATCTCTGTGCACTGTCACAATGATCTGGGTCTGGCTGTCTCCAACTCCATCTCTGCGGTGGCCAACGGCGCCCGTCAGGTGGAATGCACCATCAATGGTCTGGGCGAGCGGGCCGGTAATGCGGCGCTGGAAGAATTCGTCATGGCGCTGCGCACCCGTCACGATGCCATGCAGCTGACCACGGGCATTGTCACCGAGCAGATCGTCCCTGCTTCACGTCTGGTTTCCACCATTACCGGTTTCCCGGTGCAGCCCAACAAGGCCATTGTGGGTGCCAATGCCTTTGCCCATGAGTCCGGCATTCACCAGGATGGCGTGCTCAAACACCGTGAAACCTATGAAATCATGACGGCCCAGAGCGTCGGCTGGCACACCAACCGCATGGTGCTGGGCAAGCACTCCGGCCGCAATGCCTTCCGCTCACGCCTTGAGGAGCTGGGCATCAGCTTCGCGACCGATGCCGAGCTGAATGAAGCCTTCCGCCGTTTCAAAGAGCTGGCTGACAAGAAACACGATATTTTCGATGAAGACCTGCAGGCGCTGGTCAGCGAGCAGCGTGCGGCTGAAGACATGGACGAAGCCTTCCGCCTGACCTACATGAGCGTCACCTCGCAAACCGGTGAGGTGCCGGTGGCCACCGTCGCCCTGATGACTGCCAGTGGCGAAGAAGTGAAGAGCACGGCCGAAGGTTCAGGCCCGGTGGATGCGACCTTCAAGGCCATCGAGAATATTGCCGAGTCAGGCGCCACGCTGGAGCTTTACTCCGTCAATGCCATCACCTCCGGCACCGACTCGCAGGGTGAAGTGACGGTACGACTGGAGAAAGGCGGACGCATCATCAACGGCAACGGTGCCGATACCGACATCGTCATTGCCTCGGCCCGGGCCTATATCAACGCGCTGAACATCATGCTGTCCAATCGCGAGAAAGCGCACCCTCAGGTATGA
- a CDS encoding helix-hairpin-helix domain-containing protein yields the protein MPFSAEERQVLLAVKGVGGTVIQRFEALGIASLAQLAGCDSQQILEQVAAMLGSSCWKNSPQARGAVEAAIARAQRATQDVLVAE from the coding sequence ATGCCTTTCAGTGCAGAAGAACGGCAGGTACTGCTGGCGGTTAAAGGTGTCGGTGGCACGGTGATACAGCGCTTTGAGGCGCTGGGGATCGCGTCGCTGGCTCAGCTGGCCGGGTGTGACAGCCAGCAGATACTGGAACAGGTCGCTGCGATGCTGGGCAGCTCATGCTGGAAAAACAGCCCGCAGGCGCGAGGGGCGGTCGAGGCTGCCATTGCCAGGGCACAACGGGCAACTCAGGACGTGCTTGTGGCGGAATGA
- a CDS encoding DNA-3-methyladenine glycosylase — protein sequence MILPASFFAQPPLLLARALIGKIIRHRVGDQWLAARIIETEAYDRRDRGSHASLGYTEKRKALFMAPGTLYLYYARGKDSLNFSAEGEGNGVLIKSALPWSDSLSPASSLQQMQVLNPDSKGLPRPLARLCKGQTLVCKSLGLTVREWDQQAQHPQRLRVEDVGYTPVALLQSVRLGIPPGRDEHLLWRLIDRAEARHCTQNPLTRPQLPCHEILPGQPLVVSEPE from the coding sequence ATGATACTCCCAGCCTCCTTTTTCGCCCAACCCCCGCTCCTGCTGGCGCGTGCGCTGATCGGCAAAATCATTCGCCACCGTGTCGGTGATCAATGGTTAGCGGCGCGCATTATCGAGACCGAAGCCTATGACCGCCGTGACCGTGGCAGTCATGCTTCACTCGGCTATACCGAAAAACGCAAGGCGCTGTTTATGGCGCCGGGCACGCTCTATCTCTATTACGCCCGCGGGAAAGACTCACTCAACTTCAGTGCCGAAGGGGAGGGCAACGGTGTGCTGATCAAGTCAGCACTGCCGTGGAGTGACAGCCTGAGCCCGGCCAGCAGTCTGCAGCAGATGCAGGTGCTTAACCCTGACAGCAAGGGGTTGCCGCGTCCTCTGGCGCGGTTGTGCAAAGGGCAGACACTGGTGTGTAAATCACTGGGGCTGACCGTCAGGGAGTGGGATCAGCAGGCTCAGCATCCGCAGCGGCTGCGGGTGGAGGATGTGGGATATACGCCGGTGGCACTGTTGCAGAGCGTGCGTCTGGGGATTCCGCCGGGGCGTGATGAACACCTGCTGTGGCGCCTGATCGACCGGGCCGAGGCACGTCACTGCACCCAGAATCCGCTGACCCGGCCGCAGCTGCCGTGCCATGAGATTCTGCCCGGGCAGCCGCTGGTGGTCAGTGAGCCGGAGTAG